Proteins found in one Pelobates fuscus isolate aPelFus1 chromosome 10, aPelFus1.pri, whole genome shotgun sequence genomic segment:
- the LOC134575142 gene encoding pulmonary surfactant-associated protein A-like, with protein sequence MFVKQSIFLLIAISLTCKAQQIDKCAGIPGLPGTSGVNGVPGRDGRDGIQGNTGLPGPQGPPGGSPGVPGRDGLTGPIGVPGLPGLKGDKGDIGLPGIPALLDVKLQQFLDKIVNRVTRLEGVLRLEGKILEVGDKILATNGKEVDFETSKASCKNVGGEIVTPLNEAENNAVLNIVKDRNRYTYLGIKEGQTPGDFHYLDGTPVNYTHWRRNEPSGKGKENCVEMYTDGQWNDKACNQYRLTICEFEVL encoded by the exons ATGTTTGTAAAGCAGTCTATTTTCCTGCTGATAGCTATTTCCCTGACTTGTAAAGCTCAGCAAATTGATAAGTGTGCTGGGATCCCAGGTCTTCCGGGCACTTCAGGTGTGAACGGGGTTCCAGGCAGAGATGGAAGGGATGGCATACAGGGAAATACTGGATTACCAG GTCCTCAGGGTCCACCAGGAGGAAGTCCAGGAGTACCAGGACGAGATGGACTGACAGGACCTATTGGGGTCCCAGGATTGCCAGGTCTAAAGGGAGACAAAGGAGATATTGGACTTCCAG GTATCCCAGCTTTGTTGGATGTGAAACTACAACAATTTCTGGACAAGATAGTTAATCGAGTAACTAGATTGGAAGGAg TTCTGCGCTTGGAAGGCAAAATACTAGAAGTAGGAGATAAGATATTGGCAACCAATGGAAAAGAAGTTGATTTTGAAACATCTAAAGCTTCGTGCAAAAATGTTGGTGGGGAAATTGTCACTCCACTGAATGAAGCAGAAAACAATGCTGTTTTAAATATCGTTAAAGATCGCAACAGATATACATATTTAGGAATCAAAGAGGGTCAAACACCTGGAGATTTCCACTATTTGGATGGAACACCAGTGAATTACACTCACTGGAGAAGAAATGAACCCAGTggtaaaggaaaagaaaattgtgtTGAGATGTACACTGATGGGCAATGGAATGACAAAGCCTGTAACCAATATCGTCTTACCATTTGCGAGTTTGAAGTATTGTAG